In Arthrobacter sp. StoSoilB5, one genomic interval encodes:
- a CDS encoding LysR family transcriptional regulator, which produces MDFKGLPSADDLLVLLTVARLGRFNAVAEALETTHTTISRRIIALDKRLGGRTLERTPYGWELTELGRQAVAAAEGVERSLGGLAAGLERTSDSLSGLVRISTPDVFGPMFVTPALVRLQRRNPLLRIEMLNATRKLSRNRSGVDLEIVAGIVEAGRTETIFLADYVLRLYASPNYLKERGTPQTLPELQSHSFVSYVESLLQVVEIGHRSQTLTESPANFQATSLFAQLEAVRHNGGIGLLPSFMVYGLPGFVPVLPHGFERRLSFWAAARPESLRSPAVQAVIKAVLSEVRSRQDELMA; this is translated from the coding sequence TTGGACTTTAAAGGACTTCCAAGCGCAGACGATCTTCTCGTCCTGCTCACTGTTGCCCGCTTGGGTAGATTCAACGCGGTCGCTGAGGCGCTGGAAACCACCCACACCACCATCTCGAGGCGGATCATCGCCTTGGATAAACGTCTGGGCGGCCGCACCCTGGAACGCACTCCCTATGGTTGGGAGCTGACCGAGTTGGGACGACAGGCGGTCGCTGCGGCAGAGGGCGTTGAGCGAAGCTTGGGAGGCCTTGCGGCCGGCTTGGAACGCACTTCCGATTCGCTCTCGGGTTTGGTCAGGATCAGCACCCCCGACGTGTTCGGACCCATGTTCGTGACGCCGGCGCTCGTGCGGCTTCAGCGCAGAAACCCCTTGCTCCGGATCGAAATGCTCAATGCCACACGCAAGCTGAGCCGGAACAGGTCCGGCGTGGATCTTGAGATTGTCGCCGGCATCGTGGAGGCGGGGAGAACTGAGACAATCTTCCTCGCTGACTACGTCCTCCGCCTTTATGCCAGCCCAAATTACCTGAAAGAGCGCGGGACGCCCCAAACACTTCCGGAACTTCAAAGCCACAGCTTCGTGTCCTACGTGGAGTCACTTCTTCAAGTTGTCGAAATAGGGCACCGTTCGCAAACCCTGACAGAGAGTCCGGCAAACTTTCAGGCAACAAGCCTCTTTGCCCAGCTGGAGGCGGTTCGACATAACGGCGGAATCGGCCTCCTGCCCTCCTTCATGGTCTACGGACTCCCGGGTTTTGTCCCCGTACTGCCGCATGGTTTTGAACGGCGGCTCAGTTTCTGGGCCGCGGCCAGACCAGAATCACTTCGCTCCCCTGCCGTCCAGGCCGTCATCAAGGCCGTTCTGTCGGAAGTCCGCAGCCGCCAAGACGAACTGATGGCCTAA
- a CDS encoding acyl-CoA dehydrogenase family protein, translating to MKLEERVRNLPDEVAPTIVPPFPDADMMHILDLLPPAERSRLLDIRRFLQEDVRAATIDYWNREEFPFELLPKLGAYGLGGLQTDGTSVLFKGLVYVEVARADVSLSALVGIHNELIVGMINALGSQAQKDRWLPGLTSFRQLGAFALTEPDHGSDIAGGVETTARLEGGEWVIDGAKRWIGSGTVADFALVWARDVADGQIKGFIVETDRPGYSATKICNKIGLRIMQNAHIELRSVRIPEANLLPGATDFSKANDLLRDSRAWVGWQAAGIQLAAFDIARAYSLKRKQFGRELAKFQLVQQQLAEIIGNATASLGLMAHLARIQTDGKLEMAQAAMSKATTTRMARASVAMGRSLLGGNGISSDYEMGKLLGDAEILYTYEGTYEMNSLIVGRAVTGKSAFV from the coding sequence ATGAAACTGGAAGAAAGAGTCCGCAACCTGCCCGACGAAGTGGCGCCAACCATAGTGCCGCCTTTCCCTGATGCCGACATGATGCATATCTTGGATCTGCTCCCACCGGCCGAGCGTTCCCGGCTGTTGGACATCCGTAGATTTCTTCAGGAGGACGTCCGGGCAGCAACCATTGACTATTGGAACAGGGAGGAGTTCCCGTTCGAGCTCCTGCCCAAGCTCGGAGCCTATGGATTGGGAGGCTTGCAAACGGACGGAACATCAGTCCTGTTTAAGGGACTCGTATATGTTGAGGTCGCTCGAGCGGACGTCTCACTGTCAGCCCTGGTAGGCATCCACAATGAACTCATCGTGGGAATGATTAACGCATTGGGGTCGCAGGCCCAAAAAGACCGTTGGCTCCCTGGTCTGACCTCATTCCGGCAACTCGGCGCATTTGCCCTCACGGAGCCGGACCATGGTTCAGATATAGCCGGCGGCGTTGAGACTACTGCCCGCCTTGAAGGCGGGGAATGGGTCATCGATGGTGCAAAACGCTGGATAGGCTCGGGTACTGTCGCCGACTTCGCTTTGGTCTGGGCCCGGGATGTCGCGGATGGGCAGATTAAGGGCTTCATTGTTGAGACGGATCGCCCCGGATACTCGGCAACGAAAATCTGCAACAAGATCGGTTTGCGGATCATGCAAAACGCCCACATCGAGTTGCGGTCCGTGCGGATTCCCGAAGCAAACCTCCTGCCGGGAGCGACCGACTTCTCGAAAGCAAACGACCTCTTGCGGGATTCCCGGGCATGGGTAGGCTGGCAGGCCGCCGGCATTCAGCTCGCGGCATTTGATATCGCCCGCGCCTACTCGCTGAAGCGAAAGCAGTTTGGTCGGGAACTCGCTAAGTTCCAACTGGTACAGCAACAGCTGGCCGAGATCATCGGGAACGCCACGGCGTCGCTCGGATTGATGGCACACCTGGCGAGAATACAGACCGATGGAAAGCTTGAGATGGCCCAAGCCGCCATGAGCAAGGCAACCACCACCCGGATGGCGAGGGCTTCGGTAGCCATGGGCAGATCCCTGCTTGGCGGAAACGGGATAAGCAGCGACTACGAAATGGGCAAGCTGCTGGGGGACGCCGAGATCCTCTACACATACGAGGGAACCTACGAGATGAATTCACTCATTGTCGGCCGTGCCGTCACCGGAAAATCCGCATTCGTCTAG